A genomic window from Cinclus cinclus chromosome 5, bCinCin1.1, whole genome shotgun sequence includes:
- the LOC134044562 gene encoding alcohol dehydrogenase 1, producing MATAGKVIRCRAAVAWAPGKPLSVEEVEVAPPKAGEVRIKIVATGICHSDDHVLKGSLPNVEFPVIPGHEGAGIVESIGEGVASVKPGDKVIPLCLPLCGECSFCQNPESNYCQKSHFSEPQNLLPDKTSRFTCKGKQIHHFLWISTFAEYTVVPEYAVAKIDAAAPLDKVCLFGCGFSTGYGAAINTAKVKPGSTCAIFGLGGVGLSAVMGCKAAGASRIIAVDINEDKFAKAKELGATDCINPRDFKKPIQEVITEMTGQGVDYSFEAIGHGDTMIAALASCNMSTGVFVMIGVTDSEISIDPMLLLTGRTWKGSMFGGWKSRECIPKLVSSYLEKKFNSDLLITHTLPFAKVNEAFELLRAGKSIRSVLLF from the exons ATGGCCACTGCGGGAAAA GTTATCAGGTGCAGGGCTGCTGTTGCCTGGGCCCCAGGCAAGCCACTGTCTGTTGAGGAGGTAGAAGTTGCACCCCCAAAGGCAGGGGAAGTCCGGATCAAg ATTGTGGCCACAGGCATCTGTCACTCAGATGATCATGTTTTGAAAGGTTCCTTGCCTAATGTAGAATTCCCAGTTATACCAGGCCACGAAGGAGCTGGGATTGTGGAAAGCATTGGAGAAGGAGTGGCCTCTGTGAAACCAG gagACAAAGTCATCCCCCTTTGCCTCCCACTATGTGGGGAATGCAGCTTCTGCCAGAATCCTGAATCCAACTACTGCCAGAAGTCCCA TTTCTCTGAACCTCAAAACCTGCTGCCAGACAAGACCAGCAGATTCACTTGCAAAGGGAAGCAGATCCACCACTTCCTGTGGATCAGCACCTTTGCAGAATACACTGTGGTCCCAGAGTATGCTGTTGCCAAGATAGatgctgcagcacctctggaCAAAGTCTGCTTGTTTGGCTGTGGGTTTTCCACAGGCTATGGGGCTGCCATCAACACAGCCAAG GTAAAACCAGGCTCCACCTGTGCCATCTTTGGCCTCGGAGGAGTTGGCCTCTCTGCTGTCATGGGCTGCAAGGCAGCTGGAGCTTCCCGCATCATTGCCGTGGACATCAACGAGGACAAGTTTGCCAAGGCCAAGGAGCTGGGAGCCACCGACTGCATCAACCCTCGAGACTTCAAGAAGCCCATCCAGGAGGTGATCACTGAGATGACCGGGCAGGGCGTGGACTACTCCTTTGAGGCCATCGGGCATGGGGACACCATG ATTGCTGCCTTGGCTTCCTGCAATATGAGCACCGGTGTCTTTGTGATGATTGGGGTAACAGATTCAGAGATTTCCATCGATCCCATGCTTCTGCTGACTGGCCGTACCTGGAAGGGAAGTATGTTTGGAG GCTGGAAGTCGAGAGAATGTATCCCCAAATTAGTTTCCAGCTATTTGGAGAAGAAATTCAATTCAGACTTGCTGATCACACACACGCTGCCATTCGCTAAAGTGAACGAGGCATTTGAGTTGTTACGTGCAGGAAAAAG TATCCGCAGTGTCCTGCTCTTCTGA
- the LOC134044561 gene encoding alcohol dehydrogenase 1, whose translation MSTAGKVIKCKAAVLWEANKPFSIEEVEVAPPKEHEVRIKIIATGICRSDDHVITGALVVRFPIILGHEAAGVVESVGQGVTSVKPGDKVVPLFIPQCGECKSCLNNKGNLCSKTDLGARCGLMPDGTTRFTCKGKEIYHFLGTSTFTEYTVVHESAVAKIDSAAPLEKVCLIGCGFSTGYGAALQTAKVEPGSTCAVFGLGGVGLSVVMGCKAAGASRIIAVDINSSKFAKAKELGATNCINPKDFDKPIHEVLMEMTGGGVDYSFEVIGRTDTMTSALACSQCNYGVSVIVGVPPAAQKITFDPMLLFTGRSWKGSVFGGWKSKDAVPKLVDDYMKKKFVLDPLITHTLPWTKINEGFGLLRTGESIRSVLMF comes from the exons ATGAGCACAGCAGGCAAA GTTATTAAATGcaaggcagcagtgctgtgggaagcCAATAAACCATTCAGTATTGAGGAAGTAGAAGTTGCCCCCCCAAAAGAACATGAAGTTCGCATAAAg ATCATAGCCACTGGGATCTGCCGCTCCGATGACCATGTGATAACCGGTGCACTGGTTGTGCGTTTTCCAATAATTCTTGGGCATGAAGCAGCTGGTGTTGTGGAGAGTGTTGGGCAGGGAGTGACTTCAGTCAAACCAG GAGACAAGGTTGTTCCACTCTTTATTCCACAGTGTGGAGAGTGCAAGAGCTGCTTAAACAACAAGGGTAACCTGTGCAGTAAAACTGA CCTTGGTGCAAGATGTGGATTAATGCCTGATGGTACCACCAGATTCACctgtaaaggaaaagaaatttacCATTTTCTTGGTACAAGTACCTTCACTGAATACACAGTAGTGCATGAATCTGCTGTGGCCAAAATCGattctgctgctcctctggaaaAAGTTTGTTTAATAGGCTGTGGATTTTCAACTGGTTAcggggctgctctgcagactGCCAAG GTGGAACCAGGCTCCACCTGTGCTGTCTTCGGCCTCGGAGGAGTTGGCCTCTCTGTTGTCATGGGCTGCAAGGCAGCTGGAGCTTCCCGCATCATTGCCGTGGACATCAATAGCAGCAAGTTTGCCAAGGCCAAGGAGCTGGGAGCCACCAACTGCATCAACCCTAAAGATTTTGATAAGCCCATCCACGAAGTGCTGATGGAAATGACTGGTGGGGGTGTGGACTACTCCTTCGAGGTCATCGGCCGTACGGATACCATG ACTTCAGCCTTGGCCTGTAGCCAGTGTAACTACGGAGTCAGCGTGATTGTGGGAGTGCCCCCTGCAGCACAAAAGATCACTTTTGATCCCATGCTCCTCTTCACGGGTCGAAGCTGGAAAGGCTCCGTCTTTGGAG gctggAAGAGTAAAGATGCAGTTCCCAAACTGGTTGATGACTACATGAAGAAAAAGTTTGTTCTGGATCCATTAATAACCCACACACTACCTTGGACGAAGATCAATGAAGGATTTGGTCTTCTAAGGACAGGAGAGAG CATCCGCAGTGTCCTGATGTTTTAG